One Globicephala melas chromosome 9, mGloMel1.2, whole genome shotgun sequence genomic window, AATGTTACATTAAATAGTGACTTTTAATATGAgagtatgatttttatttattttattacttttatgagAGAAAATGAGTTACACTTGCCCCCAAAGAAGGCTGCTTATGCTTAAAGTTttgatttttcaggaaaaaaggaGTTAGGAGAATAGGATGTTCTTCATTGAACTCTTCTTCTTGTCCTTTTATTATGTTCTTAAGCCTGTTTTAAAGGTTGTTTTTCTTAAACAGTAGTAgtatttaaaatgacaaaaacagtATTTTAGGTTTTCTAGTACTTAATACAACTAAAATAAGATTAGCATGACTCTGAGAAATTAATTTATATCTATCTTGTAAGAGTTGTTTGAAGGTCCACGTTCCCCACATTTATGAACTTCATGGGATATCAGCATTTGGCAGGATTGACATTTACTAAATAGATACACCATTGGTACTCCCAGACTACTTATGAGCAGATGGAGCTTAAAAAGGACTGATGCTAAACCTCTCAGGTAGATAATTAGCAAGTGAACTGAAATGCTGCAACTcctgggaggggggaaggggttCTGTCATGCACACACTGTAATTTCTCTCCCACTTCCCCAATTCCTCCTTGAGTGTTTTGGCAGCTGGTTTAGGACTTTTGTTTAAGTATCCTGAAGTGTATAGGTTGTTTGAGATGGGACAGAATTAAGAATGTAGATGCTTTAtgacaaaacaacagaaaactctATGAACGCAGCTCTTTGATCAACAGAGCTACTGAGTCTTAGGAACCAAAGAAAGCACTTTTTAcattgaatattcttttttaaaaaaaaaatcaatatacctGTAACAAACCACCCAAATTAGGAATTCTTCAGAGTAGTTTTGTTAACTGATTTTAATTTGAGGTAAAttcccaccctttttttttattattaaattcccCCTTTTTATTATGAAGACCAAACGAGAAAAACCTGATTACCTCCTTTTACCTTCCTGGCTGTGCCTAGTCCTTAACCAACTTTTCTCCGTTTGTGATACCCTTATTCTTATCTCagttctcttgctcttttcctttcagtgtctGTTTCAGTCTGACTTTCATTATCACCTCTCGTCTCCTAAACTTGTGGTGTCTTGTTAGGGACACCGACATTGTTCTTGGGCATTTGGACTGCAGCTTGTGTTCCTTAGCCTATGTTTGCCCATCCTACCCAATTTTGACTATCAGATGGCAACACTTAAGTATGAAACCCCTGAGGATCTGGGACTTACCAGCCATTGAtgaaagttttgtttgttctgtttattCACATTATTGAATGGCTTCTTTGTACAATCAACCTTCAGCATGACCCTGTGCAGTCTAGTTCCTATCTCTCAGGCTTGTCCATGTAGTAGACATTTTATTTAGCCCCTGCAAGTTTATACTTTCATGTTACCTTTAGACAGCAGAATTCAAATTTCATATGTTGGCCTAGAAAATGTTAACTAGAAGGACTTCTAAGTACCTTACATATTTGGATTGTTTATTATCTACTTTTGACCTCATACTGTTTCTTTACCCTAAACCCTAAGACTTCTGGGCTTTAAAAACTTTTAGTGCAGGGTTTCCCTACCGTGGCATTATTTTAGGATGAATATTTTTGTTGTAGGAGGCTGTCCTATGTATTGAAGGATGTTTAACCTCATCTCTGACCTCTACCCACAAGATGCTAGTAGCATCCCTCCCTAATTGTGACaaccaaatgtcccctggagggcACAGTTGCTctcatttgagaaccactggttcaAGGTCTTCCAGGTTATATTTCCACTTCTACAGTCACCTCCTCATAGAAATATAGAATGGTTCCAGAACTACAAATACCTGTATATCTAAAGTGGTCAGAGAATGGCATGTTTAGGGTtgtgccattcattcattcacttatttattcattgtacatttattgaatatctaccaGTTACCTTGCTAGATGTTGGAAAGAGAAACATGAATAACACATGGTCCTGTTACCTATCTTAGTATTGAATACATCAGTTATTCAGATTACTGTGTCTTACTAGGGTGCTGTGTTtgtacagaggaagaaaagatgtAGTGCTGTGCATGTAGCAGACTTAATACTGAATGTCTGTTGATAATTGAATGAATGACCTTATATAATAGAATGAGCATGGACTCTGTAATCAGACACATCTGCATTCGAATCGCAGTTTGCTCTTCGCTACTTTCTTGTCGTATAACCTTGAGCACATTACTTAACACTTCTGAAGCTTAAGTGATATAACATGCAAGGTTTTTGGTGAAATCCCAAATTCACATAAATGTGTCAACAAATAGtggctgctattattattatttattactactTATTATAGAAAGGATCCCTGAATGTCTAATCTTGAGTGAGTGAGTGACAGATCTATGTGgataaacagttttttttaaaatggaattaaataaatTGTCTCTTTCTTGGCAAGGAAGGCAGCTGTCCAAGTCAGCTAGCGTTGAAATTGCCTCCATAGTAGGAGCCAGAGGTTGAGGGCTAGAGGCATAAGGATCCATGAGACTTAGAAAAGAGAGGTGGTTGAGAGAATCATGTATCACATTTGCAGAAAGGATTTAGAAAGGGTTTATAAGCAGACATGGTCAGATAGGAGTTCAAATACCAGGATTTAAGACAAACTCAAACACTTTTGTCAGTTTAGAATTGAATCTGAAAGCTCTTAAGGGTTTACCTGAAATCCTCTCAaatgtttctcttccttccctgaaCCCTAGGTTATTGTCTGtatcttttgtttttcacatttaagcTTATACTACCTCGTATTAGTACTCAAATCTTCATAGGACTGCCTTACCTTCAGAGCCAGATTAGAAGCTGGTTGAAGGCAAGAGCAATGTATTTATACAGATGTTTTTCAGATCCATGTATCTATTAGCAGTATTCCtgtatttgtggaatgaaagaATGCAAATCAATACAGTTTTAAAACAGTACATAAGCAACAATATTTCAAGTTATTCTTACCTCTTTAAAGCACTTTTGAGATCTAAAGGCAAAACTGACCTCTCCTTAATTTGGCATTTGATATACTGATATCTCAcatagtaattatttttttaagtcttggcAAGAAAAAACTTGATTTTCTTTAATCTTAACCTATAGCCTAAAATTAAGAAAAGCAACTAATAAATATTGAGTGACATTACTAAAACGTGCTTGAATGTGCAcatatcatttatttaattttaaaatttttttgagataTGTAAGACAGTGTTGTCCTTCTTTTACTGATGGCTACCTTTATATATAGTGTCAGATTTCAAGATTGTATTGACTTTGAAAATGCCTTGGATTTTACTTTGATATTGGTAATACTATTAAACTATATCCTTTCTACGAAATCCACATTCTTGGTAGAGTTGAGTGTTCagattatttatgtatattatctcaCATCTAGATTAGACTTTGGTCATCTAAATGGTTTGAAGCTGAGGATTTTTATAGATAATTTAACATATGTACATTCTTATAGAAGTGACCGTGTCTAGCTTACCCAAAGTTTAGTAATATAgtcttaatattaaaaatgtcttttctaaaaattgttGCAAAATTATAAAGTTTACAGAACCTTCAGAATACTTTTCACATAATAAGCAATTTGCTTCATCTGGtatcttttgttatttcttttgttttgattttgtttattaacACAGAAAAGCTTCACTGGCCTGAGCAAGAACTTGCTAAGAAGTCTATTCTAAATGCAGAAGAGTCCTTGATTATTGGCAGCAAAGGAAGCATTTCACATTTATCTCCTGGAATACTAAAGGACATTTTCACAACTGGAACCAGTAGTTACAATGTCCTActacagagcaaagaggagaaaaagcatCATTCACAAAAACAGTCTTCCTCCACCTACTCCAAAAGATGTAGAAAACCCAGCAAATCTAGCTCTTCACGTAGTAAAGATCTTCGCAAGATGAAAGCCCCAGTGCCTGTGATGAGCAGTGATACTTGGTACTGCCTAGAAAGGCAGCCTGCTGTTTTTGTCACTAGTTCAGTGTCAAGTCCTGTAAAGTTTACACATGATATCTCTGTTACAGGAAACAGCACAGTACTGCCACCTAAacccaaaaatgaaagaaaggtcAAGCGACGCCACTTCTCCACTCTTCCAAAGCCAAAGGTGCAGCCTCAGCTGTCTAGAAGTTTTGAAAAAGGAGATGACTTTTCTGGAAAGAAATTTTGTATACTGAGTGCTATAAAGCCCACCAacttggagaaagaaaaagtgagattCTTTAAGTCTGACTATACCTACAATCCTCAGTTTGAATATGCTAATCCTTCTCTGCCAAGTGTGTTAGCCAAGCACAGCAACGCAACTGACCGGTTTCTTAAGCAGGTAAAATGCTACTTCAGtagtagtatttcattttatgtaatgAAAACAATTATTTGCCATCGTATAGAAAgccaaaaatgttgttttaaaatattccaattaTTTATAGTTAACTCCCATCCAGGACATGTAAATATGTGACAAGAAATCTCCAGGTGAGTGTCACAGTTCATATGTAAACTACTTTGCACTAATCAAAATCTATAAAGAATCTATTATATAGACGTTGTGTTAGGAAGCAACTATGTTAGGAAAAAGCTTCAGATTCTGGTTCCAAGCTTTCATTTGGGAGTTACAAACTTATGGCCCATTCGTCAGCCCACAGAcaagtgtttgttttctttttgattttgaatGCGTTAGATGGAGCATGCAGTATCTCTGGTTCTCCCTGTTATATTACATTCTCAGCTTGCTTAGGCCCCTAAAGGCATTTTGGGGACTAGGCTTGATACTTGCCAAAGAACTTTTTAATGCTTTACTGAAATTGTTAATAATCATCAAATATATAAGTactcatttaaagaagaaaataatggaatttaaaaaattatcttcaagCGTAGCAAATCACGATGTGGATGATATAAGCAACACTTTCCAAATTGCTCAGTTTAGATACTTAGCACACAGTTTTGTGTGTTAAGGTCTTAATAAACTTCAAAATCcactttattgggcttccctggtggcacagtggttgagagtctgcctgctagtgcaggggacatgggttcgagccctggtctgggaagatcccacatgccgcagagctactaggcccgtgagccacaactactgagcctgcgcgtctggagcttgtgctccgccacgagagaggccgcgatagtgagaggcctgtgtaccgtgatgaagagtggcccccgcttgccacaactagagaaagccctcgcacagaaacgaagacccaacatagcaaaaataaattaattaattaataaaaactcctaccccccaacatcttctaaaaaaaaaaatccactttattTGAGGAGAAGTTGGCTGATGTTTACCTTCAGGGCACAGAGTTGAGATCATAAAAGCAGACTACATTtggtt contains:
- the MATCAP2 gene encoding putative tyrosine carboxypeptidase MATCAP2 isoform X4 codes for the protein MLESIRVTEKLHWPEQELAKKSILNAEESLIIGSKGSISHLSPGILKDIFTTGTSSYNVLLQSKEEKKHHSQKQSSSTYSKRCRKPSKSSSSRSKDLRKMKAPVPVMSSDTWYCLERQPAVFVTSSVSSPVKFTHDISVTGNSTVLPPKPKNERKVKRRHFSTLPKPKVQPQLSRSFEKGDDFSGKKFCILSAIKPTNLEKEKVRFFKSDYTYNPQFEYANPSLPSVLAKHSNATDRFLKQSINIMELTLQKYGSYEKFEQATGGSLLSKTRIWSHVRKYMMKEGCMGEIVVHLTEDLLSRASMTVVNGCPTLTINVCTAREHWLEGMLRHEIGTHYFRGINNLQQPWNSWTGRKKHDLKPNNPTEEGLASIHSVLFRKDPFLWRAALLYYTVYRASHMSFCALFKDIGKFVKDPNTRWDYCVRAKRGWTDTSQPGLL
- the MATCAP2 gene encoding putative tyrosine carboxypeptidase MATCAP2 isoform X5; translation: MLESIRVTEKLHWPEQELAKKSILNAEESLIIGSKGSISHLSPGILKDIFTTGTSSYNVLLQSKEEKKHHSQKQSSSTYSKRCRKPSKSSSSRSKDLRKMKAPVPVMSSDTWYCLERQPAVFVTSSVSSPVKFTHDISVTGNSTVLPPKPKNERKVKRRHFSTLPKPKVQPQLSRSFEKGDDFSGKKFCILSAIKPTNLEKEKVRFFKSDYTYNPQFEYANPSLPSVLAKHSNATDRFLKQSINIMELTLQKYGSYEKFEQATGGSLLSKTRIWSHVRKYMMKEGCMGEIVVHLTEDLLSRASMTVVNGCPTLTINVCTAREHWLEGMLRHEIGTHYFRGINNLQQPWNSWTGRKKHDLKPNNPTEEGLGVSVKTRYTWMVSCKSSDIERPLTFIYLRPWGRSLMKMWIA